From a region of the Methanomassiliicoccales archaeon genome:
- a CDS encoding Nre family DNA repair protein, translating into MEPRRNAPCSLCKGSKNLCGKALCPLMVKFYSHLSIKSLIDTVELSGSSPPGVFVGRHGYPKVDVGPLVPPFYGDTTVLDTPENWVGKSITEITDFRFKLVRGKFRTDVKEFQKAGKVVDYTRELAMTINPLDVEIYFEKKPSGKIILDDEIQPFGPSGRVKKMDLSNPKYDRRMEKAYYDTDLSAVEAVLQLYKNGVLISSIQKAFSMGCLGIEKSRKLVPTRWSITAVDDMIGKTLLSKNKTYPTINEFRVYDWEQLDNRWCVMLMPTSWRYELIEAWYPNTAWNPMGDQVAIISSHEFYEGRKEYAEIGGCYYAARLAVNELLSKEKRQAGAVIFREAHPGYIMPVGVWNVRENVRQALKQKPFNYNTIEEALKHISRRMDIPLEKWIKASAILRDFKHQRRMDDYA; encoded by the coding sequence ATGGAGCCAAGGCGTAATGCTCCCTGTTCCCTGTGTAAAGGATCAAAGAACCTCTGTGGAAAAGCTTTATGTCCTCTGATGGTAAAATTCTATTCTCACCTTAGTATAAAGTCGCTAATCGATACCGTTGAATTATCTGGCTCTTCTCCTCCTGGCGTTTTCGTAGGTAGGCATGGATATCCAAAAGTGGATGTTGGCCCTTTGGTACCCCCTTTTTACGGGGATACAACAGTCTTAGACACACCTGAAAATTGGGTCGGGAAAAGCATTACTGAGATAACCGATTTTCGTTTCAAATTGGTCCGAGGAAAATTTAGAACAGACGTGAAAGAATTTCAAAAAGCAGGTAAAGTGGTTGATTATACCAGGGAATTAGCCATGACGATAAACCCATTGGATGTGGAAATTTACTTCGAAAAGAAACCCTCAGGAAAGATAATCTTGGATGATGAGATACAACCCTTTGGTCCATCTGGAAGAGTTAAAAAAATGGACCTCTCAAATCCAAAATATGATAGAAGGATGGAAAAGGCATATTATGATACAGATCTTAGTGCGGTGGAGGCAGTTTTGCAGCTTTATAAAAATGGAGTACTAATTTCAAGCATCCAAAAGGCCTTTTCCATGGGCTGCTTGGGTATCGAAAAAAGCAGAAAACTTGTGCCAACTCGTTGGAGCATCACTGCTGTTGACGATATGATTGGTAAAACGTTATTGAGTAAGAATAAGACCTATCCTACAATAAACGAGTTCCGGGTCTATGACTGGGAGCAGTTGGATAATCGCTGGTGCGTGATGCTCATGCCTACCTCGTGGCGTTATGAGTTGATTGAGGCCTGGTATCCTAACACCGCCTGGAATCCTATGGGTGACCAAGTTGCGATTATATCAAGTCATGAATTCTATGAGGGCAGGAAGGAATACGCAGAAATTGGTGGCTGTTATTATGCCGCCCGTCTTGCTGTGAATGAATTATTATCAAAGGAAAAGAGACAGGCTGGAGCCGTGATATTCAGAGAGGCTCATCCCGGTTACATTATGCCTGTGGGAGTTTGGAACGTTAGAGAAAATGTTCGCCAGGCGTTGAAGCAAAAACCTTTTAACTATAACACTATCGAAGAGGCATTAAAACATATCAGTAGGCGAATGGATATACCGCTTGAAAAGTGGATTAAAGCATCGGCGATTTTGAGAGATTTTAAACATCAAAGAAGAATGGATGATTATGCATGA
- a CDS encoding radical SAM protein, with product MHDFESFGSDETSIENKLVCRSCKVALSESRLPGIDYALNPYDGCAHDCVYCYAPFISRRERQHWKNVIVKKNLLKLLRFEAPKKRGIIGLSTITDPYQPIEERLRLTRHCLEILVRNDADITILTKSHIITRDIDLLKQLSKVEIGITITTVDDDMARIFEPGAPPPSRRLRALKELNDANFDTYVLIGPVMPFFNELDFIKLAKSIYATGCSRVIIDRMRFKQGMMEYLHSRLHCFEFWQNLQLSLESIDYLQNLEKIVGKICEGYGLKVQKAF from the coding sequence ATGCATGATTTCGAATCATTTGGTTCTGATGAGACTTCGATAGAGAATAAATTAGTTTGCAGATCCTGTAAGGTTGCGTTGTCAGAAAGCCGATTGCCAGGCATTGATTATGCACTTAATCCATATGATGGTTGCGCACATGATTGTGTATATTGTTATGCCCCGTTCATATCACGGCGTGAACGGCAACATTGGAAAAATGTAATTGTTAAGAAAAATCTTCTTAAATTGCTTCGTTTTGAAGCGCCAAAGAAAAGAGGAATCATTGGATTAAGCACTATTACTGATCCTTACCAACCGATAGAAGAAAGATTGAGACTAACTCGCCATTGCTTAGAAATATTAGTGAGGAATGATGCAGATATTACCATTCTTACTAAATCACATATAATCACTCGAGACATAGACCTATTGAAGCAATTGTCAAAGGTAGAGATTGGAATAACGATAACGACGGTCGATGACGATATGGCTAGAATTTTTGAACCGGGTGCACCTCCTCCTTCAAGGAGACTCAGGGCTTTAAAGGAACTTAATGATGCAAATTTCGATACATATGTTCTTATAGGACCTGTAATGCCTTTTTTCAATGAATTAGATTTCATCAAATTAGCAAAATCTATCTACGCAACAGGATGTTCGCGTGTTATTATTGATAGGATGCGATTTAAGCAAGGAATGATGGAATACTTACATTCTCGTCTACATTGCTTCGAATTTTGGCAAAATTTGCAACTATCATTGGAGTCAATTGATTATCTCCAAAATCTTGAGAAAATAGTTGGAAAAATTTGTGAAGGGTATGGTCTGAAGGTGCAAAAGGCATTTTGA